The window GCGTGAGCGAAAGTTCCGGTTTCGCATCGGGACCCACCGGCCGGTAGATGTGAAACCAGGTGTACATCACCCCCATTTCGATCAGCCGGTCGAGCCATTTTTCGCTGAGGAGATCGAAATTCGTCTGACACAGACTCGTGCAGACGCCGGCCATCACTTTGTGCTTCAGGCAGTTCTGCAGCCCTTGCATCGTCTGGCTGTAGACGTGATCACGGCCGCGGCGTTCGTCGCTGACGATCTCGTTCCCCTCGACGCTGATCAGCGGCGTGACGTTGCCGCAGCGGCGGAGTTCCCGGGCCACTTCATCGGTGATGAAATGGCCGTTGGTGAAGACTTGGAAATAACAGTCCGGATGATTTTTGAAGATCTGCAGCACTTCGGGATGCATGAACGGCTCGCCGCCGAGGATGCCGAAGAACGAATTCCCCATCGCCTTGGCTTCGCGGATCAGCCGGTCCATGGCCGCGACTTCGATCTTCGATTGCTTGGCTGCAACGTCGACCCAGCAACCCTGACAACGGAGATTGCAGCTGTTGATAACCGACACGTAGAGGAACGGCGGAAAGAACTCGCCTCGTTTGAGGCGAGCTTTGTGCTTCTGGACGGACCACACGCCCTTCGCGCCGAAGTTCCAGGCGAGTTTCCAGAGAAGTCGTTTGTCGGTCTCGCGCAGCAACCGCCACGCCATACGAAAGTACATTACTATTGCTCAAATTGCGGTTTGGTCGCGGGTAGCGAGCCTATCGTGCGCAGGTTCATTCTATTCGGAATGACGACAGCGCGACACTGCTGCGGCGGCGGTTTCGACGGAGGTTGGCATGGCGTTGCGGAAACGAGGCAAGTACTGGTACGGTGAATCGCAAGCAGATATTCGCGACGAACTGGTCCGGGTCGGCAAGTTGAATGACGAGATCCCGACGCACTTTCAAGACGTACGCTGCAGTTGCGGCGCGAATCTATTTCGACTGAAGATGGACGACGAGCAGGGCGTCGCCGTGCGGACCTGTGGAACTTGTCAGGCCGAACACCCAATCGGCGACAGCGCGGAGTATTTACCCGGGGCCGATCTGCAGGAGAGTTGCTGCGTTTGCGACGCGGAACTTTTCGAACTCACCGTGGGTGTTTCGCTGTATCCAGATTCGAACGATGTCTGTTGGGTTTACATCGGCTGCCGCTGTCCCGCTTGCGGCGTGACGGGTAATTACGGCGATTGGTCGAGCGAGGCGGGGGATGTTGGTGAGTATTTGAAGCAGGTTTAATCGTTCGCGATTCCCGCGATTGCGGGTAGCAGACCAGTGAGCGCCCCACCGGGACGAGCCCGGCGGTCGCGGACTTCGTGCTAGCGCGAACGGTTTCCTTCTGCCAAAAATTCACGGACCTAAGTTGTCCAGCGCGGCTGTCTAATTGAGCAAGCGCCGAGTGTGGCGAACTTGTAATTCATTCAGCTCTCGGGTGGGTCCAGCAAGGCCGTGAGTAAGTCTCTGCTGCGCGCGTGACAACCAACGAGAATTAGGGTCTAGAAGTTGGCAGGTTGTGTCTGGCAGTTAGCGAGGTGTTGTATGACCTGTTGTGAAAAGGTTGTGAACCGTTATCGCAAAACTGCCAGTGTGTTGCACGCAAGTGTTTGCCGGGCCATGAGTTGTTGCGAGATTTCGCGGCAGCGAGCTCGCGCACAAAGTGTTGTTAAGATTTTGACCTCATTTTGCACAACACTCATGGTAGCAACGAGTTGCGGACAAACCAAAACAGCAACAACTGTTGTAAAGTTGTCGACCGATGCTGGCGTTGGACAGGCGAATGGGCAACCGCTCGTCAGCCAACAGAATCTGTCCATGGTGCCCGAACACTTTGCCTTGCCTCTCCGTATTTCCAGGGAGACACAGTTCCTGGTGACGGCATTGCTGCTGTCACGCATCGCTGGCGACAAAACGGACCATGTTTTACCGGTGGAATCGCCAATACCGGAAAATACGTTTCGATCCAACGCTCGGGCCGAAGATTCCGTTTCGTTGCAGCCGATGCAAGCTTTATCTATAAGGAACTGTGTCGTTAGAGTGGATAATTTCGCTGCCAGCACTGCTTTGTCGCAGCATCTCACTGCGTCATCGCAGCAGAAATAGTGGCTCGCCCCGAGCGGCATCAGAAAGGTTTGTATGTCGAAAGAACGTTCGCGGTCGATTCAATCCAAGCGGCTCGTTGTGGAACGCCTCGAAGATCGCTCCCTCATGGCCGGTAACGTGACGGCTGCGGTGAGTGGCGGTGTGCTCGTGATCACGGGCGACACGGCAGATAACGGCATCACGGTCGACTATATCGCGTCGAATAACACCTACCAGGTGACCGGCACGACTCCGACCGGCGGCACGGCAACGACGATCAACAGCCTCGATACGAGCGTCCCGGCCAACGCCCAGATTTTCAGCGGCGTGACGAAGGGCGTGACCGTGAACGCGGGCGCTGGCAACGACAACCTGGTGTTCGGCGCCGCGACGTCGACCACGTTCAAGGTGGTCGGCAATCTCGAAATCGACATGGGCCTCGGCAACGACACGGTCGCGATCGGTCGCAACGGCAATGCAGCCGGCGGCGCAACGCCAGTTGAAAACGAAATGAACATCAGCAAAGCGCTGGTGGTGAAACTGGGCGGCGGCGGCGACACGCTCGATATCACGAACACTACGGTCGGCGGCAACATGGTCATTCACGCCGATCCGGCGAGCGGCCCGACCACGACGCACGGCGCCGATACGGTTCGCTTCCCGACCACGTTCACGCCGACTGGCGGCACGCTGCAGACTTTCCCGGTGACGGTGGCTGGCAAAACGACGGTGATCCTGGGCGCCGGGGCCGATACGTTCAATGCGTTGAACCTGACCTCGCGGAAGGGCATGCTGATTCAAGATCAAGCCGGCAATCTGAACTTTGATCTCGTCAACGGCACGGTTGGCGGCGAGTTCAAAATGGTGAAGAATGGCGGCACGGCCAACGACATCGACATTCGCAATCTCAACACCGGCACGATGCGGATGAGCACCGGCAACGGTGTCGATACGATCGCGATTCGCGACTCGATCTTCGCCCGCATGTACATCGAAACCGCTGCTGGCCGCGATCAAATCACCATCGGCAATACCCGCGTGACCAAGCTCGGTTTGATCGACGGTGCTCGCGACAAAGCACGCCTGACTCAAGAAGCCGGCAACGTGCTGCGTGGCGTGGTGAAGGTCCGCACGTTTACGTAAGAACGAACGCGATCATGTAGCACGGGACGAACAAATAGTTCGTCCTGTGGGCAGACGAATCTACTGCGCCGCTTCGCCGCCATCGATGGTCGCTTGAGCGCGGTAGAGGCCGAGCGCCACGCTGTCTTGCAGAAAGCGCACGCTGCCGTCGCAATAGACAAACTGCACGCCGCCCGGATGCTTCGACCGAAAGCCGTTGTGGCCGGTCCAGTCATCGGCGGCGTAAGGCGTGCCATCGGGCCGCTTGGCATTCGGCGGCAGAGCTGCCGTGGCGTTGGCTTCGACGGGATGCCCCCAGGAATACCCCAGCCCATAACCGGGCGATGAGTTTGTTGCCCGCGTCTCATGCCAGACGTCTTCACCAGCGAGCATCGTCATGCTCGTGCCATCCTTGATCGCGGCCAGTCCCTTCGGCAACTGCCAATCCATGGGATAGAGCACGCCGTCTCCCTTCCACCACGGCTCGCAATCGCCGCCGATCGAACTGCCGTTGGCCCAATCGCCCCAGCAAAAATTGGCGCCCTGCACACCTTTGTAATTGGTCAGCCCGGTCTTGAGGCCGCGGAGATAGCGGGTCTTTTCGAAGAACGTTTTGATCCGCGCGATGTCATCGCTGGGGCAATGAAAAACAGCGATCGAAGAATCGAGGACGGTCGTTTGATTCAACTGCTGGTTCGGAATGTCTCCCTGGTTCGCGAGGTTCGACTGCTCGAGAAACGGCAGGATTGCTGACAACCAACTCCACGACTTGCTGTTTTCATAAGGCCCGCCGAACGCCGTCGAGTCGTCATAATCGCCGTAGCGATTGGCGGGGAGCTTCTTGTAGCTGTCTTCGAAATTGTGCACCGCGAGGCCGATTTGCCGGAGATGATTCTGGCATTTGGTTCGCCGCGCGGCTTCGCGAGCCGACTGCACGGCCGGCAGCATGAGCGCGACGAGCACGCCGATGATGGCGATGACCACGAGCAGTTCGACGAGTGTGAAACCGCGCGAGAGGTTCTTCATCTCTTCCTCCTACTTCACTAACTGCAGGTCATACTCACCTGCCGCGGGCGTGGGTTTGACTTCGAACGAGAAGGGCGATGTGCCAACATTGTTATAGCGCACGGGAATGATCGACCTCGGCAAACCGGGACTGACTTTGCCGGTGTCAACGAGCGGTTCGGTAGCGAACACGACGACGCTGTACCAGCCCGGCGGAGCGCCCGGTTGATTGGCAGTGTAGATGCGGTATTCGCCCCGCTCGTTGATGAGGCCAGTCGGTTGATGCTGGGTTTCGTTGTCGCGAACGGCGCGCAGCGAGACCGTGCCGGTGGTCAGCGGCGCACCGCCGTAACTCACCTGCCCGCGAACTTCATGAAGCACTGGACCCGACTGGCCGCAACCCGAGAGAAGGAAGATCGCAGCGCAAGGCCAAGCCCATCGAATCAACGAGAGCACACGCACTCTCCTGGGAATGACGAGGCCCTTATTGGAACAGGCAAAACGCGATTTCGCTAGTGCGAAAAGGTTACCTCAGGGCATCGGCTCGCTTTACCATCCGCAGCTCATTCCCGGCCGAGTTGTAAGTCACTTCATCCATGAAGGCTTGCATGAGCACGTGGCCACGCTTGGAAGATTGGCCGAGGGTGGCGGTTTCGCGCGCGGCGGCCAGCGGCGCTTGCCAGGCAAAGCCGGGGCCTTCGTCGCGGATAACGATCTCTACGTGCTCGGCCAGCACGATGACTTCCACATCCACACCGCGCGATGAGTAGGGGGACTGTTGAGCGCGGGCAGTGACTTTGGCGGCGAGTTCACCGTCGGACCGAACGGCCCGCGAATCGGGAATCTCGGCCGTGGTGAGTTCCAGGTTGCCGCGGATGACGGCGTTTTGTAGCCCTTCGCGAATGGCAGCGCCGATGCGAAAGCGGCCGGTGGGATCGGTGAGGGCCATGCCGCTGACCATCTGTTGCACGAGATCGACGAGAGGATCGATCAGCGCCAGATCGTTCTCGAGTTTGAAGCGAAACTCGCAGCGGCGGAGGCAGGTGATGAGTCGTTCGTAAGTCTTGTCGCCCCGCGTGAGCGAGAGCGTTTCATTCACGGCATCGAGCAAACGTTCGGCAAGCAACGACTTCGGCACGTAGCCGGCAGCACCGTGATGGAGCGCTTCGGCAGCGAGCGATTCGCGACCTTGCCCCGTAACGAGAATCACCGGCACACCGGGATAATCTAGACGGACGGCAGCCACGAGTTCGAGGCCGCTCCGTTGCGGCATGTGCAGATCAGTCACGATGAGATCGGGGATCTGTTCGCGAAGCGCGAGGAGCGCAGCACCGACATCTTCGGCAAACGCGATTTCGTGCGCGGAGTTGCGCTGCAGCAATCCGCCGATCAGGCGGCGATCGACGGCCGAGTCATCGACCACCAGAATTTTGGTCATGGCAGGTTGCCTCGCATCGCGAGTGCAGCGCATTAAGGAGGGAATTCGTTGACCCTAAGTATCTGTTCGGCAAGCGGCCACCGCCACCGCCGTATTCAAGATTGCCGAAACCCGCCGCGCCGAGTCTTAGCGAGTGCTCAGCTCAATCACGCGTTCGGCCACGATGTGTGGCTTGTTAAGCTTTTCAACCATGCCTCGCTTCCCATAAATGCCGACTGGTTTGTTCTCGTAGCGGCGGAGATTCATGCCCGGGCCGGGCGTGACGAAGGCGATTGGCTTTCCTTCGGAGTCGACCAGGGCATAATTCGCGGAGACCCGCAAGTCGCGATCGAGAATCGGCTGCAGCAGCCCCACGCCGTCGTAGCGAGCATCGGCAGCCGAAGCGGTTCCGCTCTTCGAGCGTGCCGCCAAGATCGGATCGTTCGGCAGATCGAAGGCTTCTTCGAATTTACGGATCTTTTCGAGCAGCAGGCGGGCTTGGCCGCGTTCGGTCGGTGAGTTCCCTTCGTCGACGATTCGCTGGACCTTGTTGCGGATCGATTCGAGGTTCCACGTTTCGCGGGGCTGCGAGATGCGGGAAGAAAGTTCGAGGTCGAGGGCTTTGAGTTTCTCTGTCGCGTTCAAGGCATCGAAACCAGGGCCGTCGTTGCGAATCGCCGGGGCGGGTTTCAAGCCGCTCGACTGACTCGTCGGCTGCGTGCTCGTGGTGGACTGCGCGGGGAGATCTTGAAAGTTGGTCGAGCGCGGCGAACCGTGAATGCTGTTCTGCATTTGCTCGCGACTGGCCATCCGCAGGTCGCTGGAAGGGGCCGGCACCCCGGCGGTGTTCTCGATCGGCCGTGGTTTGCGTTTGACAAATCCATCGGGCGAGGCTGTGTAGTCGCGGGCCACGTTCACCGGTTGTTGATGCTCAACTAGTCGCACATCGCTGTCGACCTTGCCATTCAAATCGCTGAGCACCATCGCCGGTTGCGTGGGCTTCTCGCGACGGGCCGCATTGAGCGAAGCCAGCGCGTTCATCGATTCCTTCATCCGGTTCACACCGGTGCCAACGGCGACTTGCACTTCGCGATATTCGCGCGGTGGAGTCTTTTCTTTGGCAACAGCCAGGTCTGCTTCACGTGGCGGCGACTTCGAAATCTGGTTGATGTGGATGTAGCGAAACTCACCTGCCGGCGGTGCGATCTTCAGCCAGGTTTCTGGGCCCTGGGCGGTCTTCACTGTCTTTTCGCCGACCACTTCGACGAGTTCGCCCGGGCGGAGTTTCACCTGATAATCGAAATTGCGAACGGCCGAATCGATCGAATGAATGTACGCCGGCACCGCGATCAGTACGCGATAAATGCCTTGGTCGTTGGTTTCTTCAACCGCATCGGCCACGATCCAGCTGTAACTATCTTCGGGCGGCCGGATCGCGAGCCAACCAGTTGCTTCGCGTCGATAGACCTGCACTTCATCGCCGGCGTAGAGCCGATGCGTCGCGTAGTTGCGCGTCGAGGGGCCGCTGACGACGTTGACTTCGTCGACCGCCACATAAGCGGTATACGGATATTGGTCGGCCGCCACTGCCATAGCGGGCAGCGTGAACAACAAGGCAGCGATAAGTACGCGATGAACCATAGCGAAGGCTCGCACAAAACGACGATGGCAACGGCCTGAAGCCGGTTTCATCGGGGCTTGTAGCGAAACAACGCAAAACGGGCAAGTTCAGCTAGACCGAGCTAGCAACTCGACCTAGCTAAGCCGAACGACGGAGCGGCATCGCCAAGCGAGGCGCGATCACCAGCGCCACTGGTTGTTCATCGGTCGTGATTACCTGGCGTCCGACGCGGCGGTCGAGGTTGACGACGATCGGGGCTTTGAGATTCACGGTCAGCGACGGGCCGTCCTGGCTGACGATCGTGAGCAGGTACGCCTGGTCGAACTGTGTTAGTTCGAGCGGCAGCAGTTGATTGCGAGCGACACGCACCTGATAGCCAGGGACGAACCGCCGCGGGCTGACCACAGGCAATGCAACCTCGGGCCGCGACACGCTTTGCAGCCAGCCAAGTGAATCGTTGTCGGCATCGCTGAGTAGCACCCAGTGACGGCAATCCTCAAACGCAATCAATCCATGCGGAAAGAGGATGATGTCGTCGGCCTCGATCCGCACTGCTCCGAAGCGAGAAGTATCGATTTGCATGACGGCCACGCGTTCGCAAGAGATCTGGCTGAGAAGAGCTATCGAATCAGTGATATCACGGCCAGCAGGAAGGCGAGGCATCACAGTTCCTATCATCGGCACAGTGCTACCGGTGAAATGCACTGCAACCTGCGAAATTCCAAATTCCGCCAAAATTCCAGGCCAGACGGTTCCCCACAATTGCCCCCCGCAAAACATTGCCCCGATCAAACTGGATTGATACGATTAAGGTGCCGAAGCAACCACTGCTGCGGTCCTACCGTCCAATTGCCCGCCGCATGCCGCTACGAGGGAACCCGCCATGCTGACCATTTTAGGTACTGCTGATCGAGGCGCAAAAACCTGCGATCGTCAAAGCCGCCGCGACTTTCTGAAGATCGGCGGTATGGTGATGGGCGGCTTGTCGTTGCCTCAACTGCTGGCAGCCGAAGCACAAGCGGGAATCGGCCGCAGCCACAAAGCTATTATCAACGTCTTTCTGCCAGGTGGGCCGCCGCATCAAGATATGTGGGATCTGAAGCCCGACGCCCCGAGCGAAATTCGCGGCGAGTTTCAGCCCATTAGCACCAAGGTCCCCGGCATCGAGATCGGCGAGATCTTTCCGAAGATCGCCGCCATTGCCGACAAGTGCATCTTCGTTCGCTCGGTGATCGGCGCCACCGGTGGCCACGACGCTTATCAATGCATGACAGGAAGGCCGCTCAATCCGGCACCGGCGGGAGGTTGGCCGGCGGCAGGCGCATGGATCAGCAAGCTCAAAGGGCCGGTGAATCAGAGCATTCCGCCGCACCTCAGCATGTGTTACAAGACTGATCACGGGCCCTGGGGCTACGACGGCGACGGCGGTTTCCTCGGCATCGCCCACACACCGTTCAAACTGGTCGGCGGCCGTGAAGAAACGAGCAAAACCGACAATATGGTCCTCAAGGGGATCACGCTCGATCGTCTGCAAGATCGCAATAATTTGCTCGCCTCGATTGATCATCTGAAACGCGATCTCGACACCAGCGGCAAGATGGCCGGGCTCGATACCTTCACGTCGCAAGCTGTCGGCATTCTCACTTCCTCGGCGCTCGCCGATGCGCTCGATATCACGAAAGAGTCGCCCGAAACCATCGAGAAGTATGGAGCTGGCGATAAGAAGTTCCGCGACGACGGTGCGCCGAAGCTGACCGAGAACTTCCTGATCGCACGGCGACTCGTCGAAGCCGGCGCGCGGGTTGTTTCGCTCAACTTCAGCCGCTGGGATCACCACGGACAGAATTTTCAAGCCATCAAGCAAGACGGCCCACTGCTCGATCGCGCCACGGCTGCCTTGATCACCGATTTGCACGAGCGCGGTCTAGATAAAGATGTCTCGGTCGTCGTCTGGGGCGAATTCGGCCGCACGCCGAAGATCAACCCACAAGCCGGACGCGACCACTGGCCACAAGTCAGCTGCGCCTTATTAGCGGGCGGCGGCATGCGAACCGGTCAAGTCATCGGCGCCACGAATCGTCTCGGCGAACACGCCACCGAACGGCCCGTGTCGTTCCAAGAAGTGTGGGCCACGCTCTATCAGAATTTGGGCCTCAACCTACGATCGGTTCGCGAGTTCGATCTGCGCGGCCGGCCGCAGTATCTGGTCGATCAGGGCGTCGAGCCCATGAAAGAAGTCGTTTAGCTGTCACAGCGCATCGATTGCCTGGTACTGAGTTAGTAGAATTAGCGCTAACTTCGTCCGAGGGCTTCTTCATGCGTTGCCGACACATCTGCAGCTTGTTGATCGCGCTGGCATTTCTCACGATGTCGCTGCGCCCCACGCGAGCTCAAGAAGAGCTTGATGCGGAGACCTACAACAGCATTCTCAGGGCCGTGCAAGTCGCCAACGACAACGGCCGCTATAAGGAAGCCGAGCGCTACGCGCGTCAAATCAAGGCCAACGACGAGCGGTATGACCCGCAGAATTTTATCTGGAGGCTCCTGCTCGGCCTGTCAATCAAGAATCAAAGCCGCTTCGAAGAAAGCAGGCCGCTGCTGGAATCGTACGTAGAGCTGTGCAAAAAGACGTACGGCGATGAGATCCGCACGGTAGAAGGCCTGACGACGCTCGGCGGCTTGTATGTGGAATTGGACTTGCTCGACAAGGCCACGGCGGTGCTGGAAGAAGGGTTGAAGATGGGCGTGCGCACGCTCGGCCCCGACGACGATCTGACACTCGCTGCGCAGGGCAACCTGGCACTCGTGTATCAGAGCAGCGGTGACTGGACGCGCGCGGTGCCGATGTATCGCGACATCATAAACCGGCAGCATCGGCTCAACCGGCGGGAGCTGATGCGATTGAATCCAATCTGCAATTTGGTGTTGCTGTATCAATCTCAAGGACGCTTTGACCTGGCCGAATCGCTGACCCACTACGGCCTGGGACTCGCCAAATCGTTTGGCTTGCCCACCAAGCATCCGAAGGTCATCACGCTGCTTGAACGCTTGGCCTTGAGTTACCAAAAACAGCATCGCCTGACCGAAGCCTTGTCGATACTGAAGCAGGCGCTGCAAGCCGCCGAAGGGACACTGGACGCCAACTCTGCCGAGATCGGCTCGCTGTGCCACAACCTCTCCGCGTGCTACTCGGAACTTGGTGACCGCGAAAAGTCGAGACCATTCAGTGAGCGGTCGATCGCAATCCACATTGCCGTATTCGGCGCCGACCATCCGCGGCTGTGTGCTCAGTACGGCGCGCTGGGATGGGACCTGATCAATGACGAAAAATATGCCGAAGCCGAAACGGTGCTGCGGCGCGGCTTGGAAATCGCCGACCGCGTGACCGGCGTGAACGCGGAAGCTTCGAGTGCGTTGCGAACGATACTGGGGAACGCTCTCTTTCTGCAAGGAAAGCTCGACGACGCGGACAAGCTGTTGCAGCAGGCCGTACGGGACTTGGAAGCCCTCGGCAGCGATCAGAATCGGCGTCATGATGCGCTGCGTTTGCAAGCTCAAGTGCAGCACGAGCGCGGCGACAAACCTGGCGCTATCCGGCTGCTGCAAAAGGCGATTGAAGTGGCCGATGCGTCGCGAGTGTCAACGAGCGGCGGCGAATTTGAGCGGGCCTCGTACTATTCCAAGTTCAACTATTCCCACGAACTGCTCGCCGCCTGGCAAGCCGAGCTCGGCGAAACCGCGGCCGTCTTTGCCGCATTCGAACAGGCTCGCGCCAGGACCTTTCTGGAATCGATGAATCAAGCGGGAATCGATCTGTGGGCAGGCCTCTCGGTGGAAGCAAAAGCCCGCGGCCAAGAGCAACAAATCAAGCTGACCAGCCGAGTTTCGCAGCTGAATACGCAGTGGCTGGAGCTTCCTGTGCCCAGCCCACGCGAAGATGCTGCCGTGGACCAGCAGCGCCGGCAACTCGCGCGTGATTTACTGATCGCGAAGGATTCGCTCTATGAATTCGAACGCAATCTGCGGAACTCCAGCCAGGCCTATCGTCAACTCATCGCCACGCAACCCAAGGTGTTCGAACTGTCCGCAGTGCAGCAACGTCTGGTGGGTGAGAAGACGCTGCTGCTGAGTTACTTTGTCGGTTACTACAACAGCTATCTGCTGGCGATTTCGCCGACATCCGCCCAGTTGCACGAGTTAGTGGTCTCTGAGCGAGATGCAGCGACTCTCGGGCTGATTGCTGGACCGCTGACACGGGAAGATCTGCAAAAAGTTTTGCTCGGCGACGGGAAAACGGGCGTGCTGCAACGCCTAGCAAGCAAAGAGCCGCTGGGCGATGCCGAGGCCAAATTGCACGGGCTGTGGAATGCGTTGCTGCCGGAACAGCTGCGCGGCGAAGTTACCGGCGGTAAGCTCGAGAAGCTGATCGTTGTTCCGGATGGCCCGCTGTCGCTCCTACCGCTGGAAGCGTTGATTGTCGAACGCTCGCCCACGGTCTATTTGCTCGATGTCGCACCGCCGATCGAGTACACGCCCTCCGCAGCTGTCCTCATGACATTAACCGAACGCCCGGCAGTTGCCACCCAGAAGGAGCCAGTGCTCACGCTCGGCAATCCACTCTACAACCGCGGCGATAAGACGCGCAGCACGCACACGCCGCTGCCATTCACTGGCACGGAATCGCGCTGGGTGGCCGAAACATACCGCAAAGCCAACGCGCCAGCGGTGCAGTTCCAGGGAGCAACGGCTACTGAAGCCAACATCCGTGCAAACATTTCCGGCCGTGAGATTATCCACTTGGCCTGTCATGGGTCGAGTGACAATACGTACGGCAATTTCTTCGGCTCGCTGTCGGTGGCTCCCGGCCAGAAAGTTGGCGATCCTCAGGACGATGGCGAGCTGACTTTGGCGGAGATTAACTCGCTCGATTTGAAGGGATGCGAGCTAGCAATCTTGAGTGCTTGCTTAACCAACCACGGCCCCCAGCAACAAGGCGAAGGCGTGTGGGCCCTGTCGCGCGGGTTTCTGGTCGCGGGTGCTCGGCGAGTGGTGGCCAGCGATTGGATCGTTGACGATGCCGCAGCCGGCAGCCTGATCAGTATCTTTTGCAGTCGCCTAGCGCAGGATCGGCAAGCAAAAAAGACAGCCGACTATTCCCAGGCGCTCCGCGACGCCAAGCGCTGGACACGCAATCAAGAGAAGTGGCAGCAACCGTATTACTGGGCGCCGTTCGTGTTCGTGGGACCGAAGTAGCTTCCCAACGAATTCTTACCGGTGAGGCTTGTTGCGTGACAATGGATTGCCATTGGCGATCTCTAAGACAGGCGATCTCCATTACTCTGCGCTCCGCGAGCGAGAAGAGTTTGCTTGTGAATGCTCAGCAGCACAGCGACGCTAGCTCTCCATTTCGACGAACCACGTAGTTCACACAATCTGGGCTATTCTCGGCCCAACTGCCTTCGAAGATTCCCACACGAATTTTCCATTTAGTCAAAGTTTGACGATTACGTCGTCGATAACAACCGCAACGATCCCCACAGTTGGGCGTGCGCGTTGCGCTCGTCTGATCAGGGCGTCGCTCAGGGGGGCCTGAGTACATCAATTTTGCCAGCACGTGCGATCGCGCGCTGCTGTCACGGCCTACTTGAACGGACGCACTGCTGGCACCTGCCGGCAGCAACAACTGAGGAATGGGGACGCGATGACCCGCCGCATTCAAACCTGGCAGACTCGATACGGGCGTTGGTTGCTCGTGGCTGTGATGAGCCTCGCTGGCTGTCA is drawn from Anatilimnocola floriformis and contains these coding sequences:
- a CDS encoding CHAT domain-containing protein, giving the protein MRCRHICSLLIALAFLTMSLRPTRAQEELDAETYNSILRAVQVANDNGRYKEAERYARQIKANDERYDPQNFIWRLLLGLSIKNQSRFEESRPLLESYVELCKKTYGDEIRTVEGLTTLGGLYVELDLLDKATAVLEEGLKMGVRTLGPDDDLTLAAQGNLALVYQSSGDWTRAVPMYRDIINRQHRLNRRELMRLNPICNLVLLYQSQGRFDLAESLTHYGLGLAKSFGLPTKHPKVITLLERLALSYQKQHRLTEALSILKQALQAAEGTLDANSAEIGSLCHNLSACYSELGDREKSRPFSERSIAIHIAVFGADHPRLCAQYGALGWDLINDEKYAEAETVLRRGLEIADRVTGVNAEASSALRTILGNALFLQGKLDDADKLLQQAVRDLEALGSDQNRRHDALRLQAQVQHERGDKPGAIRLLQKAIEVADASRVSTSGGEFERASYYSKFNYSHELLAAWQAELGETAAVFAAFEQARARTFLESMNQAGIDLWAGLSVEAKARGQEQQIKLTSRVSQLNTQWLELPVPSPREDAAVDQQRRQLARDLLIAKDSLYEFERNLRNSSQAYRQLIATQPKVFELSAVQQRLVGEKTLLLSYFVGYYNSYLLAISPTSAQLHELVVSERDAATLGLIAGPLTREDLQKVLLGDGKTGVLQRLASKEPLGDAEAKLHGLWNALLPEQLRGEVTGGKLEKLIVVPDGPLSLLPLEALIVERSPTVYLLDVAPPIEYTPSAAVLMTLTERPAVATQKEPVLTLGNPLYNRGDKTRSTHTPLPFTGTESRWVAETYRKANAPAVQFQGATATEANIRANISGREIIHLACHGSSDNTYGNFFGSLSVAPGQKVGDPQDDGELTLAEINSLDLKGCELAILSACLTNHGPQQQGEGVWALSRGFLVAGARRVVASDWIVDDAAAGSLISIFCSRLAQDRQAKKTADYSQALRDAKRWTRNQEKWQQPYYWAPFVFVGPK